The following proteins are co-located in the Candidatus Aegiribacteria sp. genome:
- a CDS encoding nucleotidyltransferase domain-containing protein has protein sequence LRKLNPFLKELFGIESLGVFGSVARNEAGKNSDVNTCCLRIENFQE, from the coding sequence CTGAGAAAACTGAACCCCTTTCTTAAGGAGCTTTTTGGGATCGAAAGTCTAGGGGTGTTTGGCTCAGTAGCTCGTAATGAAGCAGGAAAGAACAGTGATGTTAATACTTGCTGTCTCAGGATTGAAAATTTCCAAGAATAG